One genomic region from Rothia dentocariosa ATCC 17931 encodes:
- a CDS encoding HRDC domain-containing protein: MSLSPSTEPIKLPPMLGLPADFTVPDVIPLTTPSVPVPSIINTERALERAAESLRAASGPVAVDTERAQGIQYGIRAFLVQLKREDKLYLIDPEAFSDLRIINDALADAEWIIHAATQDFPSLDLLGMRPRLLFDTELGARLAGLERVNLGAVVEELLGYKLEKKHSQEDWSQRPLPESWLNYACLDVDVLADLRDALEEVLEDQGKLEYARQEFAYLCSLPPADPAAKKAERWRKAKGRNTLRSVPQLTALRNLWFERDKLAQKKDIDSKALLSDAALVEAAQKMPRNVPAIMAIPGFRTRLLKREGPRWVRAIVSASRGEDPAPYTIPATAPPPLKAWETKRPISLEILSEVRKIVQRESERLNIPAQNIISADCIRRLCWDPPEPYSQEALLEALRSHDVRPWQIEILAPDLHEVFQRHLG, translated from the coding sequence ATGAGTCTCAGCCCGAGTACCGAGCCTATCAAACTCCCACCTATGCTCGGATTACCTGCTGATTTCACGGTTCCTGATGTTATTCCGCTAACTACCCCGTCTGTTCCGGTCCCCTCTATTATTAACACGGAGAGGGCGCTTGAACGTGCTGCTGAATCTTTGCGTGCTGCATCCGGTCCGGTTGCTGTCGATACGGAACGCGCACAGGGTATACAGTACGGGATCAGGGCTTTCTTGGTACAGCTGAAACGCGAAGATAAGCTCTACCTGATCGATCCCGAAGCTTTTTCTGACCTTAGGATCATCAACGATGCTCTAGCAGATGCCGAATGGATTATTCACGCAGCAACCCAGGATTTTCCGAGTCTGGATCTTCTTGGAATGCGACCGCGTCTTCTCTTTGATACCGAGCTCGGTGCACGTTTAGCGGGTCTGGAACGGGTGAACCTGGGAGCTGTTGTCGAAGAGCTTCTAGGGTACAAACTTGAGAAAAAGCATTCCCAAGAAGACTGGTCACAGCGTCCTTTGCCAGAGTCTTGGCTGAACTACGCATGCCTTGATGTTGATGTACTAGCAGACTTACGCGATGCCTTGGAAGAGGTTTTAGAAGACCAGGGAAAACTTGAGTATGCCCGCCAGGAATTTGCCTATCTCTGTTCACTGCCGCCCGCTGACCCTGCTGCGAAGAAAGCCGAACGGTGGAGGAAAGCGAAGGGACGGAACACGCTCCGGTCCGTACCGCAACTAACAGCCCTGCGGAATCTTTGGTTCGAGCGCGATAAATTAGCGCAGAAGAAAGATATAGATTCTAAGGCTTTACTCTCAGATGCCGCACTTGTTGAGGCTGCGCAGAAAATGCCTCGTAATGTACCAGCTATCATGGCGATTCCGGGGTTCCGTACTCGACTGTTGAAACGTGAAGGTCCCCGCTGGGTGCGTGCGATAGTATCAGCTTCTCGGGGTGAGGACCCGGCGCCCTATACCATTCCGGCAACCGCGCCTCCCCCGCTTAAAGCTTGGGAAACGAAACGCCCTATTTCACTAGAGATTCTTAGCGAAGTGCGGAAGATAGTACAACGGGAGTCAGAGCGGCTCAATATTCCAGCACAGAATATTATCAGCGCTGATTGTATACGGCGTCTGTGCTGGGATCCGCCCGAGCCTTACTCTCAAGAGGCCCTTCTTGAGGCTCTTCGCTCGCATGATGTGCGCCCGTGGCAGATTGAAATCCTCGCCCCGGATCTTCATGAAGTTTTCCAGCGACACCTTGGCTAA
- a CDS encoding anti-sigma factor: MSTKDYPEDFPNKLDYALHTLSPTQRIAFESWAPKHEREDAKADAAVLSEVFGTSLTPQEPSAELKARVMAQVAHTEQIQPVNELGTDDVNAEHKSDHADSEGYFASDNADNAQAIADSEDSAYARAKRRWFGTQGKFSPSRMTAAASIIIAAGLGIWGFTQHQQLERTSQELQAARVSSSAPAHPAAARPGDQSIVEQISMAPDLSMAQGKVNGMPVSVMYSPSHNMAGVSTTNLPALPEGKVYKLWFYDAQGNIVGSGILNSAGRGAGITTMTEHDLSTVTDFGISIEDESANSPSQKPAMLENVV; encoded by the coding sequence GTGAGCACTAAAGACTATCCCGAAGATTTCCCCAATAAACTCGACTACGCCCTTCACACGCTTTCACCAACGCAACGTATAGCGTTTGAATCGTGGGCCCCCAAACACGAACGCGAAGATGCTAAGGCCGATGCTGCGGTTCTCTCTGAGGTTTTTGGTACTTCGCTCACTCCGCAAGAACCGTCCGCTGAGCTTAAAGCGCGTGTGATGGCGCAGGTTGCACATACCGAGCAAATCCAGCCAGTTAATGAGCTAGGTACAGATGATGTGAATGCCGAGCATAAGAGTGATCATGCCGATTCCGAAGGTTACTTTGCATCAGATAATGCAGACAACGCTCAAGCTATCGCAGACTCAGAGGATTCCGCTTATGCACGAGCTAAACGGCGTTGGTTCGGGACCCAGGGTAAATTCTCACCATCGCGCATGACGGCTGCGGCAAGTATTATTATCGCTGCTGGTCTGGGCATATGGGGTTTCACGCAGCATCAGCAACTAGAACGTACCTCCCAGGAGCTTCAAGCCGCGAGGGTGTCCTCTTCGGCTCCAGCACATCCGGCAGCTGCACGACCTGGCGACCAGTCGATCGTCGAGCAAATCAGCATGGCTCCTGACCTTTCAATGGCCCAAGGTAAAGTCAACGGTATGCCAGTATCGGTCATGTACTCCCCTTCCCACAACATGGCGGGTGTTTCAACGACAAATCTGCCTGCGCTACCCGAAGGAAAGGTCTATAAACTCTGGTTTTACGATGCTCAGGGCAATATTGTGGGATCTGGAATCCTCAATTCTGCTGGTCGCGGTGCAGGGATCACAACCATGACAGAGCACGATCTGAGTACAGTCACCGACTTTGGTATCTCAATTGAAGATGAATCGGCTAATTCTCCTAGTCAGAAACCCGCTATGCTGGAAAACGTTGTGTAG
- a CDS encoding Rieske (2Fe-2S) protein, whose product MNEVPSCTCSCAQSEISGHEPSSQSIQELEHKLSRRNALVAGATATAGALALSACAEGSSGGGGGGGNGAAGPESPTDIAAASEVPVGKAAKLTKGGVTVIVSQPENGVFKAFSSTCTHQGCQLNVQNNSQIVCPCHGSQFALADGAVKGGPAESPLKSYKAEAKDGRIIVGG is encoded by the coding sequence ATGAACGAAGTACCATCGTGCACCTGTTCGTGCGCACAATCAGAAATTTCTGGGCACGAGCCAAGCTCTCAGAGCATTCAGGAGCTGGAGCATAAACTTTCGCGCCGAAATGCACTCGTAGCGGGGGCTACAGCTACCGCAGGAGCTCTTGCTTTAAGCGCCTGTGCCGAAGGTTCCAGCGGTGGTGGCGGAGGGGGCGGTAACGGTGCTGCCGGGCCAGAGTCCCCCACCGATATTGCGGCTGCTTCGGAGGTACCCGTCGGCAAAGCGGCGAAACTTACCAAAGGCGGCGTTACCGTTATCGTATCTCAGCCTGAAAACGGTGTCTTCAAGGCTTTTAGCTCCACCTGCACCCACCAAGGATGCCAACTCAACGTACAAAACAACAGCCAAATTGTGTGCCCATGCCATGGTTCTCAGTTTGCGCTCGCTGATGGTGCAGTCAAAGGCGGTCCTGCCGAGTCGCCGTTGAAATCCTATAAAGCAGAGGCGAAAGACGGCAGGATCATTGTTGGGGGCTAG
- the ybaK gene encoding Cys-tRNA(Pro) deacylase, with amino-acid sequence MAKKNKGGKKGASTAAVALLKETKTPFEIREYEHVEGETSFGLEAAQKLGANPEQVFKTLLIVHDKDFAVAVVPVSGQLNLKAAAHALGWKSASMCDPKVAERRTGYVVGGISPLGQKTPSPTLLDASAEQYQTILVSGGKRGLDIELSPADLLKLTGGNYAPLRA; translated from the coding sequence ATGGCTAAAAAGAATAAAGGCGGCAAGAAAGGTGCCTCCACCGCTGCGGTCGCGCTCTTGAAGGAAACTAAGACTCCTTTTGAGATTCGTGAGTACGAGCATGTGGAGGGAGAAACCTCCTTTGGGTTGGAGGCCGCGCAGAAACTTGGCGCCAATCCTGAGCAGGTATTTAAAACGCTTCTTATTGTTCATGACAAAGATTTTGCGGTGGCGGTAGTGCCGGTGAGTGGGCAGCTAAACCTGAAAGCGGCGGCACACGCCCTTGGTTGGAAGAGCGCCTCCATGTGCGATCCGAAGGTTGCCGAGCGCCGCACTGGATATGTGGTGGGTGGTATTTCGCCGTTAGGGCAGAAAACTCCTTCCCCCACGCTTTTGGATGCCAGCGCTGAGCAGTATCAAACTATCTTGGTCTCTGGCGGTAAACGCGGGCTTGATATTGAGCTCTCCCCCGCCGACTTGCTTAAACTCACCGGCGGCAACTATGCGCCTCTTCGCGCCTGA
- the msrB gene encoding peptide-methionine (R)-S-oxide reductase MsrB gives MGNSLPGVGKIAKNWREVLKPEEYAVLREGGTERAFTGEYWDTKTEGVYSCRACGTELFRSAEKFESHCGWPSFFAPLAEDRVRYLEDTTLGMRRVEVRCAACDSHLGHVFEGEGYDTPTDLRYCINSVCLTLEPQKS, from the coding sequence GTGGGAAACTCACTACCAGGTGTCGGTAAAATTGCGAAGAATTGGCGTGAAGTTCTCAAACCCGAAGAATACGCGGTACTGCGTGAAGGCGGCACCGAACGTGCTTTCACCGGCGAATACTGGGATACGAAAACCGAGGGTGTGTATTCGTGCCGAGCCTGTGGGACCGAGCTTTTCCGCTCTGCTGAGAAGTTCGAGTCGCACTGCGGCTGGCCCTCTTTCTTCGCTCCACTCGCCGAAGATCGTGTGCGGTATCTGGAAGACACCACGTTAGGGATGCGCCGAGTAGAGGTACGTTGTGCCGCCTGCGATTCGCATCTGGGTCACGTGTTTGAAGGCGAAGGATACGATACTCCGACTGATCTGCGGTATTGCATCAATTCTGTCTGTCTCACATTGGAACCGCAAAAGTCGTAA